The DNA window CCCCGCTCCTCGACGTTGCCCACGACCTCGCCGTGCCGGCCTACGTCTACTTCGCGTCCACCGGCGCCACGCTCGCGCTCATGCTGCGCTTGCCGGCGATccacgaggaggtggcggcaaGGTTGCGGGAGAGGCAAGGGACTGTCGACGTGCCGGGGATGCCTCCGGTGCCGGTGGCCTCGGTGCCGTCGCCGACTCGCCGGAGCTGAACGACTACGCGTGGTTCGCGTACCACGGGCGCCGCTTCATGGAGGCCAGAGGCATCGTCGTTAACACGGCGGCCGCGCTCGAGCCAGGCGTCCTTGTGGCCATCGCCGACGGGCGGTGCACGCCCGGTGACCGCGCTCCGCCGGTGTACCCGATCAGCCCGGTGCTCTCGCTGAAGCCGCGCGTTGTTGATGATGATCGCCCCCCGCACGAGTGCGTGCGGTGGCTCGACGGGCGGCCTCCGGCGTCCGTCATGTTCCTCCGCTTCGGTAGCAGGGGATGGATGAGCGCGGTGCAGGCGCGCGAGGTGGCCGCCGGCCGGACTCGAGCGCAGCGGGCAGAGCTTCCTGTGGGTGCTGCGCggcccgccggcgggcagctcGCTGTACCCGACGGATGCGAACATCGGCGACCTGCTCCCCGACGGGTTCCTGGAGAGGACGAAGGGGAAGGGGCTCGTGTGGCAGAGCTGGGACCCGGAGGCGGAGAGCCTGTGGCACGGCGTGCCGATGGCACCGTGGCCGCTCTACGCGGAGCAGCCGCTCAACGCGTTCGAGCTCGTGCCTCGTGGCGTGCATGGGCGTCGCCGTTGAGCTTCGGGCGGTCTGCACGGGGAGGGATGGCAGCTTTGTTGAGGCGGCGGAGCTGGAGCGCGCGGTGCGGAGCTTGATGGGCGGGTCGGAGGAGGGGAGGAAGGCGAGGGAGAAGGGCGTGGAGATGAAGGCCGCGTGCAGGAACGCCGTGGAGGAGGGGGGGACGTCGCATGCTGCCACGCAGAGAGTGGTGCAGGATATGCTAGGAAGCTACCTTACCCAAGTAAACCAGCAGAAGAAATATTGTCAACACAAGATCTAAAATGTCCGGAGCCTACGAGATCGCACTGCAGGTATAACCGTACAAGCGGCCCGTTCCTATTTTTGAATAACTTTTTATAATTTTTGCGCTACAGATGGAGATGATAGTGCTCACGCAGCACCAATCTTTTTAGTTGATCATTGGCCCCTGGATGGAGATTCGAAGACCAAAGCATCACCTTCCTCCTCAATCAGTTGCATAAGGGCAATGGCCAATGGTATAAGGAATCACCTGTGTCACCAATGCTTCCTCGTAACTGCTTTGCTCATCTCTCAAAGTGCTCATCTGAGCAAAATCAGCTTTCCTCGTCATCATTTCTTTTTCGCTCAATTTGCTTCGGTGTTCATTGATCCGTTTGGTCCAAACAGAGCATAAGCACAAAATTACATTGAGTTAAACAGTGCTACATCCTGCGCCGCCGGGCGACCGCTTTGTTGGCGGCGAAGACGGACGCCGAGTCTTCCTGACGTGGCTCCTCGCGACGCGCGCGGTGCAGAAATTTGTCGTCGTCCGACGGGGATGTTGCCGTCATAAACCACACTTGAGGTTGCCGTCCTCCACGGCAGCCACAACGGCGGCGCGGAGCCAGAGCACGGGGCGTCGCGCCGTGGCCAGCAACCGACCGTCTGGGCGACCTCCGACCGTGACAACCGACGGATCGGAGAACGCGAGGCGAGGAAACGAGATGGCCGCAGGCCGGCGTGACCCTACTGGCGGCACCGGCCGTCGGGCCGTGGGCGCAAAGAACGCACGATTGCCTCGCGCGGTGGCGCGGCACACTCCtgctggcggcggcgcagccTGCGCATGGCCGCGGATGCCGGATGGCACCGTCATGGCAGGCGCGGTGGCTGTGTCGCGGGAGTGGGGCGGCGCTTGTTCCACTGCGCCCATAGCCGGTCGAGTGGCGCGATCGAAGGGACGTAGGCTCGGATTCGAACGCACGGTACAACGGACGACATGGGGCGTAGATAGGCCCAAGTCGGACCATCCAAGTAAGCGAGTGGGCTTCACTTTTGCCTCAAACAACGCATTGGGAGCCGCCGCGAGTAAGCGAGTGGGCTTCTCGGCTCTCGCTTCCTGTTCGACGTGTTACGCTGTGTGATGGACTGATGGTccaaaaaattaaaattctcGATGCTTTAGTTAGTGTGATGTGCGTTTATCGATCGACTCCAGGACTCCGGGACTTGATGTTGACAGTAAAAACATGGGGGTAATAACAAGTTATATTATTACAGTCTACAAGGGGCAATAGACATCTTTCAAAGCCGTGAAGTTACTTTCAGATCACTCGGCCACTTGCAGAGTCTCTTCCTGCTGCCCTTTCACTCATCACATCAACATAGACACAATGGTATGTATCTGACATCCGGACAGCAACTACACTGATAGACATGTGCAAAACAAAAACTTTGGATCACTGTTGGGTACCCATCCGATCAACATCTAGCAAAAACAGTACGATGTGAGAGCCAACCAATATATAAGACACCACTAGCATACATGTTACCACAATTACCAGAGCACAACATCAACACAGGGCCTGCACGGATTACCGTTTGATTTAGCACAGGCCACTGGATTACACAtccggtaatccacacacacacacacactaatTGCTCTAGCAGTCCCTGCTTAAATTGCCTGCAGGTTAGGTTACAACAATCAGCAGCATCAACAGCTAGGTTTTGTGGCAGATCGACACATTGCACATACACCTCCGGCCGGCGCACGTCACGTTATTACAGGAGGTGATGTGAGCTGCCAAGTTAGCACGTAGAGCAATACACGGCACGACACTGGGGCTACGTagacgcacgcacgcacgcacataCATGTGCTGCTAGCTAGCTGCATGACAGAAGAGAGGGAGCATGCTTAGATAGTTGGTTTATCTGATCTGGAAGTGGTTCGGCGGCGGGTTCCCCTGGTGGCCCCGGCCGTCCTGGTCGGCGTGGCGGCACCCGTCGCCGGCGCcaccgttgctgctgctgctgccgccggcgccgccgttgctgctgccgccaccaccgccgccgccgccgtggccgtgCGTGTCCGCCGAGCTCTTGCGGCGGCGCTCGTTGTGCCCCGCCAGGCGCAGGCGGCAGCTGCGCCTGGCCTCGTCGAACTCCGACAGCTCGTGGAACCTGCAAAGAAAAGGTAAACGAGATGGATGCAGCGCCATGAAAGAAAACCACGGGTATTTATCTGAACCAGTGCAATTTTTACTAGCTAATACTACGTCGGTCGGTCGATCCAAATGCACGCGCGTACTGCCGTCAAATCTCATCGGAGTGACACGGCGCCGCGACCACGAGGGGACTGCGTACGGCGAGGGTACGACGTGCACCGGCGAGCATTCAAAACGAATCGCCGAAAGCTATCGGCCTGCCGGCCCTTGCATCCATTCCAGGGCTTCAATTCACTGCCGCCCGGAATCTGGTGCCGTGCGTGCGGCCGCACATGCGCGTGCGCGCAAAAGCGGCGACAGCAAAAGCGGCCGTGGAGGCGTATCAGTCCTATCGACCGATCCCAACAAAGGGGCCTATCGAAATTCAGCATTAAGATCGAAAAGAAACGTTGAAACTTCCAAGTTTCAGCAGTGAATTCGTTTAGCGTTCAGCAGGTTAATTTGGAAAAGAGCACCTGAAGAACATCAGAGCTAGTGTTGTCTGGTCTGCTTCCCGTTCAAGTTTCCGACATGAGAAAGGTTATAAGTTTTAACACAATGATGCAGGGGTATGCTACCTAAGGGTATGCTACCTAAGGCTAATCACAGCGAGGAGTTTCGTATCCCTGTTGTCATATCAGCTTGGGGGATCAATGAAACACTatgcctcaatggagagtttcatttcactATTTCCAAAGCTAACCGgtgtaattaaatgctagttgatctatCAGCACACGGGATCCCCACGAAACAACGGCGGTCACAGTGGTCGTTTCACGCCATTTACAACGTCTTGGAAACGAGTCAGCAGAGTGTCATGTggatgaaactggttccttctcttccctcattaaatcagtgccacatcatcaaaaatgctAATGTGTTATGGTAATTAATGCCATGAAACTCGCTATGAAACCCCATTGTAATTAGCCTAAACATATTATATCTGCAATACCCAATAACCCACCTAgagtttttctttctttctttttagtTTGATGCTGTACAATATAGGTTGAATAAAATGTACTTTTTGTCGATGAGAACCTCAAGATGGATTAGCTATATACGTTCAAAGCATTTGGAGAGTTACTTTTTAGCAAGAACATGAGTTAATTAGGTTCATTAGGAGCATCAAGGAGACTGAAAGAACATGAACATGGACCCTGTCCAGGGCGTACACTAGCTCTAAATCCTCAAGGACCACACATATTTTGTTTGTTCCACTTAAAACCCCTCACGACTAGTGAGCTAGTATGAAACAACTATTGTAGAGTAAACGCCCCTCACAGGCATGTCTCTGTCGATAACAGCCTCAACAGCGCTAGGACAGAATGAACAGTACCACAGCCAGAGGCAGGGACCAACAAGAACTAGTCCTGCACATTAACATCAGGCCACAACAGCTGCCATCGAGTTCGCAGATGCGCCCTGCCCTTGTGATGCACATGAGACTTGGAAAAGTCTCTCAGGATGCTGGTGAGCTAGAACAAGATCAACAGTGAAGTGACTTAATCCGATCTGGAAAATCCAGTCCAGCATGACACATCCATATGCTGCAAGTGCTTGCCACTTGCAGTTTATGCTCTGATGCTCTGAAACATGAAGCAGCAAGTTGGCCCAACGAGCATATGTAAAGAAAGCATCAGGGACAGAGACCTGAACTATCTGTTGCCCACAACTTGACTCATCTAAGACAACAACTAGCTACGCCCACATCATCAGCACACAGCAGCATGCCGCTGATTAGGGAGAGAGGTCATCAGATTTGGCAAAGACGTGCAGGCCTCGCAGCTGAATTGGGAAGGCCGAATCTGCCGGGCCGGGAGAGCCACGGCGGCTGGGTCCGGCCGCCGTGCTTACCTAAACCCTGGCCTGCCGgcaactgctcctcctcctAGGCCGGTCAAGCGCAGATCTTTCCATCGCCATGCTCACACCCCACCGACAAAAAGCTAACGCCTTGGGGCCCAACCCAACGAGAGCACAACCCACTAGCCTTTCAGAGCAAGCAAGGGGAAAGGACAATGATGCCCACCACCATGTACGCTCGCTCTCTCGCGCGCCCTCATGTGGACGAACGGAATGCGAGCGGCGATGCTTTGGTGCACCGGCAAAGCAAGAATCCCTCCTGAGGTGAAAGCATGAGAACCTAGTCTCCGTCCCCTTACCCTGCTTCCCGCTCTGTAAAATTACTACACTGCTGGGGGGAATGAAATGCACAGATGGTTTAGCTACCACCACTAGTTATTctctccaaaaaaaaaaagagatacTACCGCTACCAGTCACTAGTTACTCCACATGGAGAACGTCCTAGAACAGTAACTTCCACTGATCCATTTTTTGAGTGCATCAGGGAGTGTGACGTACCGACCATCTTATCAGTTTGGCTCAGAGGATCAGACCACTAGCTAGACCAGTGGCTGCTGCAGTCACCAAAAGAGGAACTGCTATATCCAAATCCTCCTGTTATAGTGCTATTTTTGCAGTTGTTGGAAAGCCAAGAACCAAACAGAGCCTGGGCAGAGCAAGAGCTTGCACGAGAGAAACGAAACGACTGCAAGATCTTGCCTGAGTCCAGGACGAGGACCTAACAGCTACCAAGCTCATCATGTAATCCATGATCCTAGAAAAAGGTGCAGGCTTTAGGAGAATCATGCACCTCAGGCGGTgatgttctttttttttcttaacGAATTAAGCGAGCTCGTTCAATTTAGCAGTACGGACTGGAAGTGCCCGGTGTTCTCGAGCTGATCGAGCGCGGATTGCCAGCCGTGGTGCGGCGCGCCCCATGTGGGGAGAGGGTTTGGGCGGGGAGCGGGGGCTTACCGGCTGCATTGCTGGCAGAAGCGCTGGCGGAGGCCGGCGACGAGCACGACGGGTGCCTTGGAGTGCGTCTGGCACACCTTGTGCCTCCGGTTGTACTGCCCCGCCTCGTTCAGGTCGGCGTTGCACCGCTCCGCCTGGCACCtcggcccgccgccggcgcccgccgccgcgcccctcctcgccggcaccggggaggagctggaggcgccGGCAACGGCCGCCAGCTTGGGAGGCTTctggtcctcctcctccccgagcGGCGGCAGCGCCCCGTCGGCCGACCCGGAGCCGGAGCTCGAgccctcgccggccgccgcggccgcggcgagcgcggccatggacgccgccgccgccgccgagctcgaGGAGCCCCTGCGGGACTTGTCCTTGCGGTCcatggcggcgccggcgaggggggAGGCGATCGAGGAGCGGCCCGAGAGCTGGCTATAGGCGGAGCTGGAGCTCTGGAGCTGCGATGGCAGGTTTGCTAAGCGCTCATGAGTGGAAAGTCTGGACGATGAAGTAGGGAGGGGGCTGGGAAAAAGGTTGAGAGGGATATAAAGGCGGGTGCCGTGTGTGTGGAGGCAGGGCGCCCATGTGGGCCCCGCACCCCAGCTGCTTCGTGTACGTACATGTATGCATACACTTGCGCATGTACATTACATGCCTACTATGCGTATGTCACATACACGTATGCTCTACTAGTTGCTGTCAGAGAAGCAAAGGTCAGGTGGACCTGCGATAATGGTACGGTGGATGTAGGGACACACGGATTGAGCTGCTAGAACCCTAGAACCATTTGAAAGCCTTCCACTGAAAATCAAGGAAACACAAAACGGTAAATAGTTTTGTGATGTACTAGCAAGCTGGTTagtcttttttttaaaaaaaacatgtTCGTCCGGGTTCactcaatatatatatatatatagtagttCATCATTATTTCAGTAATAGACAATGTGTCTAACAATAGCAAAGCATCTATAGTAATAACTTCATCAATTTTGGTATCTACGGAATTGCAGACCATCTACGGTACTCTTAGATGTGCTAACAAGGATAAGTTGCGCATGAATAGGTTTTCAGAGGTAGAGGACTGCATGTGTACATATTTGCTGCATCGTATTGTGTTCTGAAATAACTATAATAATGCGCAGAGTTTTAGTAACTATTATTACTGAAAATATCGCAGGGCAGCGTACATGGTTACTCGCTTTTACGCCTATATTACAATGCGTTGCGAACAATTCTAAAGGTTAGGCCCATTCCTTGTAATTGCTACGAGTAAGAGCAATATATATCAAGAGGTCGCGGACGAGCATGATGGGGACCTGAACGAAGTGTGGCTCACAATGATTTTCGTCACTGATGATAATCACTTTTCTTGTAGTGCACACCTTGTGTAGAGGTAGGGAGGGAGCACATGTGGGTCTCGTACCTCAGCGGGTATGTgtacatacatatatacatacaaTCTGCGCATGTACATGCCTTGCCAGCATGCACCTCGATATGTTCTCTCTTCCTGACCAGACAGACAGATATATATGCCACCTATAGTATGGTTCAAGGTAATACCATACCTGATGATGATGTGTCATAGCTGGTAAGTGGAGTGATTTAGAGCTTATGATCGACAATAGCCATGAAATGTTTCTTTAGATTAAGGAAAAGTTAGTTTCATGAAATGTTATTTACAATAAAGTGCGTGGTCCTTTCAAAGACAATTCTTTTTTAGATATATTAAATAAAAAGAGTAAAATACACCGCCGGAGCTTAAACTTGGCTCGGTGTGTCATCCAGATCCCTAAACTTTCAAAATACACATTTAAATCCTTAAACTTGATAATAGTATCACGTGTCACAGCTACTTAAGCTAAATTGAAAGTTATATAATTTGTTCAAATACAAAATATATACATGcaaaaaaaatataacaaaattTACTTGCACAAATATGTTCAAATACAAAATATCGGTATAAAAACTTTACAGGAGAAATAAAACTCAGATGACAAAATTtgtaaaaaaatagaaaataataaaatttggatGAAATATTGGAAAAAAATATTCAGGCATAAAGttttgaaacaaaattttgGAGAAAATTTTAAAACTATAATAGTTGAGcataaaattttaaaaataaaaattggCTCCACATGTAAGTTCCACATCAGCATAAGTATTTCAGCTTTATAACTTAGAAATAGTAGTATAATTAGTAAGTTTGTGGATTTGAGtgtgcattttgaaaatttaGGAACCTAGATGACACTACGAGGCATGTTCAAAAACCGGCCGTGCATTTTACTCGAATAAAAATGACTAAAAGGTTTGCATGCCGATGTTTCTCACGATGATCAAGCACATAGTTTGATGGTATTTACTGTTGATCCATTCTCCACCATTCGTGCACGAACAAGCAAACAACCACATGATTGTACCTAGTATTCAATTTGGCCCAAACCTTCAACTTGCCGGGTTCTTGAATTTGGTCCTTCAGCTGCTTGCAATCAACTTGCTTTTAGGTTTTGCAGTCCAAGCACCAAATCAAACTAGAGATCGAGCTTGCAGCTAGGACCTATCTAGGACAGCACACCACTACAGTTTCGTCGCATCTCGTCATGTTTCCTTCGCCCGTCGTGTGTGGTTGCAGCCAGCCGGCCTCGATCGCGTTGGAATTCCACGGTCGCCTAGCTAGTGGTGTACATGCCTGGGCGATCCCGGGCGAGACCGGCCGGACGGGACCCGGCGGAGCACCGCCGGGCTCACGACATGGGCGATCGAGGGGCCGATGGAGCATGCGACGAGGCGCAGGTCGAAGGGTACCACTACCACGCTTTCACGCCCCCGTGGGTGGGGTTGGGGCCGGGGCGCATTCATCGCTGACTGGTACGGGAACGACGACGCGTCGTACGCCGGTGACTGGCTCCGCTCCGTCGTACCGCGAGGGCGCCACCGAAGCTgacgtgcgcgcgcgcggccgggcCCCGCCATGTTGCTGCCCGGCGACTGGGCGGCCGGGCACCGTACGCGTGGGGGTGGCCCTGATCGACGGGGTGCAGCGCGGAGGTGACGACGAGGGGCACGGGGACGTACGGTCGGACGGAGAGggacccggccggccggacgaCCGACCGGAGCGGACGGGGCCTCGTCGCCGTCCCGCGCGCCGTGCGCCGGGTGCTGCTGGCTCGATCGGCTGGCAAATCACCGCGGTAAATTCCGGGGAAAAGAACAGTGGTACGTGGACTGGTGGTGCGGAGACCGACGGCGACGACTACCGGCGGTGGATCGCTTAGCGCTTGGTCTATGCAAATGCAATACTACATCATACTACAAAAAGCGTACCAAATTTCAAAGGGAAAATGTACAACTCCAAACAAGTGAACAACTAAGTTAAAAGACACTGAGCATCTTCAAAAGGCTCGGTAAACTGTTGGACTCggtaaaaagaaaagaaaatgctCAATCCCCGTTCCAACGGACTCGCCTTCTACCTCGCCTCTGCATCTCGCTCAGCATCGGTCCCTCTCCGCTAGAcatctttgccgagcgcctggGACTCGCCATCCCCCTCGCGCGCCATCCCGCCCTCCCGCTCGGCCGGCCTCGTGCCAATTTTTCCTCCCTCACGCCATCCTGCCCGCACACCCACGCCGCTCCCGCGCCCTtgctccctcgccgccgccgcccccgctgcCATGTACGGACCGCTGCATCGCTATTCAACGGCGGCTGGGGCAACCAGATTGTGGAATGGATCCGCAGAGGCTCTTCCCTTTTTTCAGTTTGCGCCAGGAAGGGTGGATCCGGAGGCACATGCCTCcgggttggatcaaccgatgtGCCGCTGGATGCCAGATGATCTGCTCAATGCTGAGCAATTCGACGGGGATGAGCCCTACACTGGTGAGATGCCGGTTGTAATTGTTCAATTTTTTCTTATTGGTTCATTTTGCACGAGTGGCTTATTAGCCTATGAATGGTACTGTTGAAATGCTGGATTGATCTTTGGAAAAATCTGTTGATTAATCTAGAGGCCATGAGCTACTTATTATGTACTTCAGCTCTGCTTGTCATGTTGCATTGACTGGAGAAACATGTGTTTCATCCTTTTTCACCTTAAAAAGAAAATACTTCTGAAACTCGAATCCTAAGTAACCTTTATGTTGTTTCTGAATCCTAAGTAACCAGCATGCAGTTCCTAGCAATGACTTTGTGTGGTACTATGACTTCTGTTGCATAGTCTGCATATATGTCAAGTACCAGCATGCAGTTATTGTATAATAGTCCTTTTAGTGTTTTTTTTCTGAGATAGCAGCATTACTTTCTTATTTCAGTGAGTTCAGTGGGGTGATGTTGAGAGTTACACTAAATTCGCATCATTTAGGCCAACCAATTTAGAGCAATTCAGCTTTCTTTAATGGTACATATACTTGGATCATGAACTGATATAATTTCCTATAAGGTATCATTtgcattacaaactgttaagaaTGATATTATTTTTCTGTGACAGGTGGTACACAATCAGGGTATTTCACTGAGCTCCTAGTCAATGATGTTGAAGAATCTCAAATTCCCACAAATACTAGTGAGCCAACCATCAATGAAGATCATGCAGCAGCCAAGAGTTCTCGGGGTAGAACCAAAAATTTCAGTACTCAGTAGGACAAACTTCTTGCGTCAGCTTGGCTCAATATGGGTATGCATCCTATcagaggatttctccagccggatAGCGGAGTGCATCCatctaatcctagtttaggatgagtttgggacAAGTTAAGAAATGCTCGATCTGGAGGCGTATGAACACGAGaagcacacaagggtttagagtgtttcgggccgccggagcgtaaaaccctacgtccactgtgtgttgtattgcttgtgagttcGTGGAACTTCAGTGTTCGTGAGAGCTTGTGTTCTACCGTGCGCGCTCTTCctttttataggctcaaggggagggCGTACACTGTGCGGAGTCCCGACATGTGGGCCCGGCGACATATTAAAACGTACACATTGGAGACTTAAATATCTCAGATCCGGAGATCTTCCTTATCAGCCTCCGTGTGTATCCTCCGTCTGGATATAGTCTTGTACCGTCTTGCTAGCATAGGGTCTGCTGTCGCTGACATGCGTAGAGGGAGTCGTGCTGTCGCtgtagagtcagctcccgctgacaggcgaaggggctatactgacctgtcgtgctgtagcctttgcgcactgtagcagcgcacgccgtggccttcctgtagcaggtcataataacccttcgcccacgcgcgcggcgctgtgatgtgactataCGCCCATCGCCCATGCATGCGGCGCTGTGAcgtgacgcgccgcctcggtaactggcgggcttatcGTGATGTcacccatacctgcccaacgtgtcagagggcagcccatgcgctgtctcgggcacgcgcaccccaaccacccgcatttaatacggtagttgggctggcttatTGCAGAAGGCTGGAGTCCACCGaacacgtggcggtgctggtttagcggtcgcttcctcaggggcacgtggcggcacggaCCCCCACCCGGTGggatgggaggtccgggccccctggCTGGTCCAGGTGCtcaggccccctgggggtccggcttctTCACGCGGGGGTCCAAGACCatcccgcggtggtccgggccTGTGGTAGCTGTTCCTAAGCACTTCGTCCTTGCGGGCATgtggagg is part of the Panicum hallii strain FIL2 chromosome 2, PHallii_v3.1, whole genome shotgun sequence genome and encodes:
- the LOC112883475 gene encoding squamosa promoter-binding-like protein 13; this encodes MDRKDKSRRGSSSSAAAAASMAALAAAAAAGEGSSSGSGSADGALPPLGEEEDQKPPKLAAVAGASSSSPVPARRGAAAGAGGGPRCQAERCNADLNEAGQYNRRHKVCQTHSKAPVVLVAGLRQRFCQQCSRFHELSEFDEARRSCRLRLAGHNERRRKSSADTHGHGGGGGGGGSSNGGAGGSSSSNGGAGDGCRHADQDGRGHQGNPPPNHFQIR